The Syngnathus typhle isolate RoL2023-S1 ecotype Sweden linkage group LG14, RoL_Styp_1.0, whole genome shotgun sequence genome segment GAGGTGTCATGCAGCATTGTTCGCTGAATTAGTACAGCGAGTCCAAGTGACAATCCGTCACATGCATGGCTTATTTTCAGAAAGAAAATCTCAGTATCAGTCGATGAGGCACAAAAgttacaacaaaatagatgttcttttttttcatagggGTTCACAGTAGAttattacaaaaatacaaagaaaataCTGTCCTTCATCTAAAATTCATGAGGTGGATTTGAAATACAAAGTTTTGGCTCAGAGGTGTGTTGCCGGGCTATTACCAGCCGCGGTTGTCCACATAACTGGGCACTGATGCGGGGTACTCGGGCAAGCTGGGACCTTGAGCATTCTGGTCGACAGTGTTGAAACCGCCTCTCGCCGCCGCGTTCTTCCAAGTGCCATCACCCCATTCTTCTCGAGCGCGCGTCACGCTGCCCCCGCTGCCACGATACAGTCTGTGCACCTATCCAAGAAGAAGGGTGAAAGGTCgttttgtgtttgcatgtgctAGAGTTGGTTCGTAAATGTTGATTTTGAAAAAAGTTCCAAGTAAATGAAGTATCGACACTTTAGATTTGTGTGACCTCTCACCTTGATGAGCACCAGGGCCATTAAGACGGTCACCAATGTGAAGAGAAGCGTGGTGAGAAGCATCACTGAGCCCGCGGCTATGTTGTAGTGGAAAACTGTGATCGTGATAAACCATCCACTATGTTGTGTCAGGCGATGAGAAGGATTAGTGTCGTTAGTGCATCAAACTAGAGCCCGAGCTCGTTCCAACTCACCAAACACCCCAGTTAAGAAGGCCCAAACATTGAATGATAGCTATCACCAGCTGaaggaagaagatgaagaagaaggcCATGAAGTTGAAGGAGCTATCCGCTCTGTTGTCATAATTAAAGAGACGGAAAGCAAACATCAGAtgctttcgatttttttttttttttccagaaacaaTGAAGTCTTCTGCTGCTGTAATTTCCcaggatggctgggttctgtaagaagcagggactgtatttcatagataactggccttccttctggggccgccccgacctgctgaggaaggacggccttcaccctaaccgtgaaggcgccttcactctttctaggaatatagattactgtttgagccacacatgacaggtcactttagagcaggccgggtcacaggtgattagaccacctgtcaggatgggtttggagtctgttaagataaagttaactagcgctaggctagactcccagcatgcacatagctccttgtgtagactagagcgtgatagtttgaatagtgcgacagtacacataaacgcactttctactggggtagtagacaaatccaatcattccaccccgaccggttttgctgaggaaacggtgccggtttcagataattctacacgtgtaacaaatatttactatcagattcccacggtcgtatcagcccaccgcgctaacaaacatttgagaggtgatgtcaggcttagagaacacaatcttactcgcatttcgtataaatatccttcgataaatacgcacccggatcgaccaattacacttaaacttggttttatgaatattagatcgcttcatacgaaagccattctcgttaatgatctcatcacagaacataatctaaacgcttttggtctctgcgagacctggttaaaacctaatgaactgatgccgcttaatgaggcctcgcctccaaattttgtgagctcgcatgtggcgcgtcctcgaaaaaagggtgggggtgtcgccctcatctcgaattccgagcttagttttaggcctcgttcgatcaacgtatttaaaacatttgaggttctcattgtccgatccaccgctttaccgtcattttatcttgttgttatttaccgtccacccggggcttactctggcttcctggatgaattttcagaatttgtggctgatctcgtaaccaatgcggataatataattatcatgggcgatttcaacatccacatgaatttaccgtcagagccacttacttcggcgtttcagactttaactgatacctttggttttacgcaagctgtacaggcagcaacgcataagaatggaaataccatagatctggtattatcccgaggacttgcaacctcaaatatagcagtactgccatacactactgttttgtctgatcattacttaataaagtttgaaattatagttccttgtcaaagacaagagagcaatcagcattataggagccgtcatttcaactctatgactgcaactgcgctatctgaaatactgtcgccggcaaccactaattttctcacatacgccgactctattgataatcttacgaatgaattcaatgcgacattgttaaatgccattgactctgtggcgccgttacgtctgaaaactcgccgtagagtgcctactccatggttcacagatgaaacgcgtacgcttaagcaattatgtagaaagcatgagcgcagatggcgtctaaccaaacttgaggttttccatcaggcatggcaggatagcctcctgaaatataaagatgcgcttatcttagcaaaaactcgatatttttcgcaagttattaatctcaataaaaacaatccgaaacacctatttgatacagtggcaaagctgactctgcgccagccgacctccgatagttccttccactcagctgacgagttcatgaaattttttgctcaaaagattgaatccattagggatgagatcaagaatagcattccaatcgctcggtcgagcacgccgtttaccaacgctgatgatcatgcaacaaccctctcaacttttaaaagcgtgtctcttgaaaggcttacacaaattgttagtgcggctaaacaaacaacatgtttactcgaccctcttccagccaaactacttaaagaattatttcaaattttaggaccgtccgtcttaaatataatcaatctgtctgtctcctctgggatagtgccaacagcctttaaaaccgctatcattaaaccgttacttaagcgaccaaatcttgacccggactgtctcagtaattataggccagtttcaaacctcccattcatagcaaaacttcttgaaaaagtagtagcgcagcagcttattgattacatggtcgccaataatcgatacgacacttttcagtctggttttagagctaatcattccactgagacagcacttgcgaaagtgactaatgatctcctcgtagctatggattcaaacatttcgtctgtactgttactactcgatcttagtgctgccttcgacactgtagacttcgatattttattagggcgtcttaaaagttgtgttggtatttcagggtcagcactaggctggttccattcctatctatcaaacaggacgcaccgagtggtccatggcaatgcgtcctcggagctctataatgttacatgtggtgtcccacagggatcggttctcggaccaattctttttaatatttatatgattccgcttggggacataatacgtaaatataatattagttttcaatgctatgcggatgacacccaattatatatgccgttatcgatgacagatccgcgggattgttgtaatcttgagaagtgccttgcggagatcaagcaatggatgtctctcaacttccttcgtcttaacccagataaaactgagatgttgataattggtccagctcgttatcaacacttattcaaggaaaccgctataactatagataaccgtactatcactcaaagcgatactgtaactaatctcggggtaatatttgaccaaactctctcctttcaaaagcacattaagaatataaccagaattgcgttttttcaccttcgtaatattgcaaagattcgtccgatcctttcgaccggtgatgcggaaactattatacatgcgttcgtcacgtcgcgcctggactactgtaatgtactattttcgggtcttcctaagtcccgcatcaaaagtctacagttagtacaaaatgccgctgcaaggctgctctctcggacaagaaaatttgatcacattaccccaatactagccaacttacattggcttccggtccatttaagatgtgacttcaaggttcttctattaacctataaatcgctgcatggcttagcgccttcatatctcgtcgacctagttgttccttatgttccgtctcgtaaccttcgttcgcaaaacgctacccttttagcgacaccgagggctaagaaaatgtctgcaggctctagagcattttctattcgggctccagagctttggaatgccctaccaatggatattaggactgctacctcagtagaaacatttaagacacgtttaaagacacatttctatgacatggcctttaactaacctgtagtggccgattcggctggagtttgttttctctccctctccaccccctccctcccccctccccggccggggaggtggttaggtggtacccatgctgacagcggctatctggattctcgtggccaattcaggataggggaactgcagctcaacctcctcgaagagcactgccaggacaattgagggctcctttcggcagccctctgctgtgacatggacatccactttttatttaattgattttcatgttgtatcatttgtgccctctctgcatccatttcaacctggtgatcctgaaagggggatccttccatctgtggtcccttctcaaggtttctcattttccccctgctaggggtttttaagtttttccttgcccttttgggagcttaagatcaggggatgctttgagaataattgtcaatttctgtctatgtgaagccctttgagactgcttgtgatttagggctatacaaataaacttgacttgacttgacttgtctaAAAGATGATAACAGACCTTAAAGCTTTATAGATGGGTCTGAACCAGCAAGCATAACTGCCAGGACTGAAGAGGATGAGCCAGAGCAGCGCCAGGCCAAAGTTAGTCCCGGAACCCCCCACAGCCCACAAGGCGATGCATCCGATCAGATTCAAGCACAGCGTCACGGAATAAACTGCAGCAGATGACAGCATTTGATTTAATCGAGAACAGGAAGTAGAAGTTCATGAACTATGACAACGCTACTCACTCATCCAAAGTATGAAGATTCGGCGTACGAGCTGCTGATGTTGGGCGGGAATTTCCTCCGAGATATTTTGATAAAAACATGGTTTTACTTTTAGGAATTTCGGCAGGGGAGGAAAGTTGTTTGCTTGTTCTGCAAGAGAAAGCAAAGCTTTTTTAATGCCTATATTGCATATTTACTGTAATGAATATATGCTAGTCAGAAGCTGATCCCTTTTCCAGAAGTATGTTATGTGCAGGGATCATACTCATCCTATCATATTAAATAATTGCCTCTGATTCAATCACCATTTTAATGGCTTGTTTTGGAAGCACTTGGGCAATCTTACATAAGCCACATCAAGTCACTCAGAGGGACAgatttgtttgacattttgtCTCATAGATACTGACAAAAAGGATTTGAAGTGACAAACCTGGCATGTTCTCCAAACGTGCAcctaaaaagagaaaataatcaGGAGGTAACGTTCATGTAATCATTATTCAGATGACAGGCTTAAAACTTTGACCTGGGGAAAAGCAGTCTGCATATGTTGTTTAGATATCAAAATGTCGAGTGTGCATAAATGATTCAGAAAATGCTTTATCATGAACGTTTGCAGGAGAGCCTTTACCTTCTCACGTCGACGCCTGTGGGGTAATCGGAATCGCATATGGGGGATCCGCGACCTGCCCATTAAAAATCACGACTGCGGCTGCGCGACAGAGACGCATTTGTAGTTCGGAATCAATCAAATTCAATGTGCTAAAcggctaaaaaagaaaaagcaaacgaCAGTTCCCACAGTGCATGTATGGCTGGAAAACGGGAAGCGCATGACTCACAACTCCGATGCCGCCCACATTTTAAACGGCTAAAAAAGCAAAAGCGAACGACAGTTCCCATAGTGCACGTATTGCTGGGAAACGGGAAGCGCATGACTCAACTCCGATGCCGCCCAcaattgtaaaaaacaaaagcactttTGTTTTAATAGCGTCTTCCAAACAGTAAAAAATGTCCTTTCCCTTGCTTATCTCCCGATTTTATAATTGAGAAATAATTTACATTGTAAGCGATGTGCTCGCGGCAATACGCTTTCTTCTTTCAGTTTTGTCCCGTTTCAGTTTTCTCTCAGCTTTTTCATAAATGTATCACCACAAAGAGTGGAAAGTTTAAAAGATGCTTGCAGAATAAGTGGCACCATTATGAGATGAGTACTTCAGACATCTCCAAATTCCGATTTCTCGCTTATCATGAATGTATCTTACTAAACTTGGTAGCCAATCGGAACGCCCAATGCAAGAGTGTGAGGCATATAATCAGGGAGCGTTAGTTTATTGCAATCAATGTTCCCGTAGTGGACATAAGTAATTATTCACTCAAATAAGCGTTAGTAATAATCAGAAACACTTAACTACTAATTAATACTAACAGGTGGCAAttgtataaataataatttaaatttcAATCCTTTACTAAAGGTGGGCGGTTTATAAACGCGCAGTGTAGTCAAACACAACAAACGCACTACTTTACGCTCCAATGTTTTCCGCCTGACCAATCAGGTGTTCTTTCTGACGCAGGCAACACACTCCCGCCAATTCTGACTAGAGCGCGAGGCAGGCAGCGGGGAAGCTGCGGAGGGACTTTGGAGAAGCCGAAGTGTAACACTGCTTCTGGGGGATACATGTCAGCTATCTAGCGATAAAGGGTAAAGATCCCCCATTCGACCGGGGCTGTTTTCGTGCCGTCACACCGAAACTTCATCCAGCGGAGAAGGTCACCCGAGGTTAGAACAAGGATGTTGGCGGCGGAGGCACCATCAGCGGAGGGACACTTGGCAGCTTCAACACCCCGTAGACGAGGTATGCTAATGTCACTAGCATGTTGATGTGTATCGGAATATACTTGTAAATGTCGTTTTATTTTGACCTTTTACTTTTAAATGGTGGCATGTGTAACTTACATATATGTAAACTTCCTTGGCAGTTTCGCCTTTGGCCTCGCGAAAATGCTAACTTTCGTCACCTCTACGCGGTTAGTCAAAGTTATCGGTGAGACTAAACTACCAGTCAAATGTTGACGTTAAATGATACGAAACGTAATTTGGTTGACGTTGGTTCAACTGTCCGGCTTAGTTCATGTCGCCGTGTATAACGGGTGTCACCTTTCCCGCACCGGCAATCTATCATCGGCAGGCCCCTCGCCGTTTAAAGGTGTTCGAACACGGAATGATACAGCTGGAGCTGCCGCTGTCCGCTTGGCCTTCTTAGGCTAGTTTTGCTAAGCTAACCGAATCCACATTGTGTTCGACGACCTAATTGATTATGTATTTAGCTCAGATCTTTTATTTGTTCTAGTTATTTATTAAAGACTTCTTGACGGGAACGCAGCTTTCTTTTCGGCTTCGTATGGTCAACGGTTTATTGGTTCATCTTTGTCATTGCACCACTGGGTGGCGGGAGAAGAAGTCAATAACAAAACCATTTGTAACAAAATGGGCACCATTATTCATGTAAATGAACGTCAGATGCATTGCAACACCTGCCACGAAAGGTCAAGTGGAACACAGTGATCACTCCTTTTTTGAAACCAAGACCTAGCCCTCTATATTTATTATACCCTGTGTTCATATTAAATACATTGTATATTTGTTTtcaatattatttttctttctgtttcttTTTAGCTATGGATTGTAAACCTACTAAGGCCAACAAGAAACTGGTACAAGGTAAATATGGacccaaaaaaaagcacttgATTAGTGGGCACCCACTCCACCCATTTGTACGCAATCAATTCAAAACTAAATTTTCCATAATAATTATTCCTCACCATATTTATAACAACCATTTCCAGTAACgctactttttttgtttttgtcgcaCGCAGCTCGCCTCCCCTTCAAGCGCCTGAACCCGGAACCAAAAGAAAACCAGGCATCGCCGAAGCGCCCCTGTGCACATGCTTGCCCTGAAACGGGAGTTTCTGACAGAGAGAATGACATAGAGTCCTCCCCTCTCCCCCTGTCCAGTAGACCCCCCTTGGTTAATGGCTGTGGGCCCCTTGATTGCTTCCTCAGCAAAAGGCGCCCGTCAGCCTCAGACGAGAACATTACCGATCTGACCGACGACGGCCCTTCTCCCATCAAGTGCCAAGATCCTTTCGTCACCCCTCGTCGCACGTTAAAAGACAGACAAAGCAGCAGGGACACGAGCCTGTCTTGTGAGGAATCCAAATGTCTGGATCGCACCGCTAACACGCACACGTCTGACTGCGATGAAGTCCCGGAAAATAAAGACGACGATATCGTGACGGCGGCCGAGGAGGTCGAGGAGGATGGGATCGTACCGCTCGATACGACGCAAGACACCGACAGCGAGCCGGAAGAGCAGAATGCATCGGGGAACGTGTCCAGTGTTGGCAACAAGTCAACTCTATCAAACTTGTCAGATAATTCCACGCCGGAGAGGACTAAAAAAGACGAGCACACACCCTCCACCACGCCGACTACAGTATGTGCTCGCATGATCGCGTGCCTCTCACACCTTGTCCTAGAAAGGCTCTTTGTTCAGTAAACAGCAGCTcgcaatggatggatgaattttcCCCTTGATTGTTCTTTGCATATAATTCGTTTTAGGTTTGCAGTTCTAGTGATGACCTATGAACTGACTGGCCAGCCACATAAAACATTTAATCTTCCATCATCTGAGTTTTGACCAGAGCGATAAAATTTGCACCTTTCTGTCAACTTAAATCAGATTTTTCCCTTCTAGGAACTAACAAGCACTCCTAAAATCCCTGTTGATAGCAAGAAGATAAAAAGACGCTCGCTAAAGGTGAATCAAACTGGGattatattttttctgaaaataaTTTGATGGTCTTagattgtgtgacattatttagcggttactgaaaagaaaaatcaaggtTCTTGTTTGCCCCCCCACGCCCCCTTCAGAGTCCTcaagagcaagaagagctcCTTCGGCTACGCCAGGAGAAAGCGCGGCAAAAGGAAGAGGCCAAGTCAGCCAAGGAGAAAAAGAGGGAAGAGAGCCGCAAGCGGAAGGAAGAGCGCGAAAGGGAAAAACGAGAGAAGAAGGAAAAGGATGAGCGAGAGAAGCGGGAGAAAAGGGAGAAGGAGGAGCGGGAAAAAGCTGAGAAGCTAAAAGCCAAGGAGGAGCAGCGCAAATCCAAGCTAGAGTGAGTCACGCCGCCGCAAGGTTCCAGCatcctgttttttattttaccgCTCAGTGTTTTTAAACACATTTCCACCACAGGGCCAAGCTTGAGGAGAAACgcaagaaagaggaggagaagcggatgaaggaagaggagaagcgaGTGAAAGAAGAGAAAGACGTGGGTTCATATGACGAAAGCGCATTTCTCTCGACAGAAAATGTTGTCTTGTTCCTTTTATCAAAAACTAACTTTGTTTACAGTTTTTTCTAACTTTGACTTTTTCAGCGTCTCAAAGCAGAGAAGGCCGAGATCACAAGGTTTTTCCAGAAACCCAAAACCCCGCAGGCTCCAAAGGTGAGTTGAGTTTCCCCGTGGGGATGTCACCCAACTGTTGAAGCCCCCTCCTTTTACCCAGAACTCATGAATCTGCTTCCCCTTGTCAGACTCTCGCAGTGGCCTGTGGGAAGTTTGCGCCCTTCGAGATCAAGTACAACATGTGCATGGCGCCGTTGTGCCGGGTACAATGCGAGGAGTCTGCCTTGGAGGAACTGGATCGATATTTGTTGCACCCCAGCGACAGACCGTGTTCACTGAAGGACTGGATCAACCAGAAACCTCGACGCTCTGCCGCTACCAGACCCAGAGTGGCCATCCCTGAGAGGTGAGATATTTGAATTGCACTGATCCTTTTTGCAGGCTTTGAGAAACAATTGGGGACCATTTAAAATCACGTATTTAACATAGATTGAACTATTTTGCGTTCTCAGCGATTGTACAGCCGTCGACGGGTCCAAACCAGAAGGCGTGCCGGACCGCAAACCGTACGGACCAATGAAACTGCTGCTGTTTCGTGAGAACCACCGTCCAGCTTACTGGGGCACCTGGAGGAAGAAGAGTTTGCACATCTCCCCACGCTGCCCCCTCAGGAAAGACACGGTAAGGCCACATTCCGCTTTCAAGTGCCACAACACAATAGCAAGCGAGTCAAAAGCTTTTGTCATTGTAGCGAGCTCATTCATACTGTCGTGTTCCCTTTGAACGGCAGGATTTGTTGGACTATGAGGTGGATAGCGATGAAGAGTGGGAGGAAGAGGAACCCGGGGAGTCCCTCTCACACAGTGAAGGGGTGAGTTGGTGGACAAATGAGTTGATGCCAGATGGCATTGCCCAAATCTGGATTTTCTCTGCATCGCTGCCTAGCTTGCGTTACTAATCAAACAGTTCCTTGGAATTGTGTTAAGATTTGTTATGTTTAAATCGGTTACCCTTTTCAGGAGGACGAGGATGAGGGAGGTGAGGACGATGACGACAATGACGGCTTCTTTGTTCCTCACGGCTATCTCTCGGACGACGAGGGCGCACTTGAAGAAGTGGTATGATGGTCGTCagatggatttttttatttttaatagctTGCTGTCCTAACAGCCATGCTCCTCTGCAGGACGGCGGTGACCTGGAAAAGCAGAAACTGCAGCAGAGGCTGAAAGCCAGGGAGTGGGAAGAGCTGATGTCCACCAAGAACAAGATGAAGGTGCTCCAGCCGGTGGTGAGGGGCTGCCTCTGGGAGGGCGACGGGCCCATCTCGGATCTTCTGCAATCGTACGCCGTGTGCCTCATCGAACCGTTACCCAAAGCTGATATGAGCCCCAGCCCAGAGGAGCAGGCTGAAAAGAACAACAGAAAAGCACAGTGTAAGTGTGAAGGGTGTTTTGTTTACTTACCTTTTTTTTGTACCAACTTAAGCTGTACTATTTTGATCAACTTTTTCTCAACAGTGCTTGGccagctgctgccgctgcttcaCGGCAACCTGAACAGCAGTAAAGTCATTATCACAGAGTTTCAGGAACATTGTCGCCAGAAAACCACGTCCAGCTCGCCGCCTCCTCAGCTGTCCAGCCCAGAAAGCTCGGCGGATGTGCCCACTCGGTAAAGCCATAGCTTCTTTACGGTGTCTGTCGATTGTCTGTATTATTATTGCATTTAAACCCAGTATAgatattattttttacattctTTTAATCCTTAGCAGAAATTGTAGTTTATGATCCCCATTTCTCCTCAGAACACAGTTGAAGCGCTTAATCCAGACCAATGCCGTTTATGAGAAGCGCTCCACCTACCGACGCTGCTGCTGGTACGTACACGCGGACGTCCTGTCCCGCTTTGGCCTGGAGGCACTCCCTGTGCCCGGCCAGTGGTCCTACGTGACCAGCGGCGCACGGGAGGAGTCACGCGAGGAAGCGGCCACGGGCTCCGAGGGCAACTCT includes the following:
- the scamp4 gene encoding secretory carrier-associated membrane protein 4 isoform X2 — encoded protein: MPEQANNFPPLPKFLKVKPCFYQNISEEIPAQHQQLVRRIFILWMIYSVTLCLNLIGCIALWAVGGSGTNFGLALLWLILFSPGSYACWFRPIYKALRADSSFNFMAFFFIFFLQLVIAIIQCLGLLNWGVCGWFITITVFHYNIAAGSVMLLTTLLFTLVTVLMALVLIKVHRLYRGSGGSVTRAREEWGDGTWKNAAARGGFNTVDQNAQGPSLPEYPASVPSYVDNRGW
- the chaf1a gene encoding chromatin assembly factor 1 subunit A, which gives rise to MLAAEAPSAEGHLAASTPRRRAMDCKPTKANKKLVQARLPFKRLNPEPKENQASPKRPCAHACPETGVSDRENDIESSPLPLSSRPPLVNGCGPLDCFLSKRRPSASDENITDLTDDGPSPIKCQDPFVTPRRTLKDRQSSRDTSLSCEESKCLDRTANTHTSDCDEVPENKDDDIVTAAEEVEEDGIVPLDTTQDTDSEPEEQNASGNVSSVGNKSTLSNLSDNSTPERTKKDEHTPSTTPTTELTSTPKIPVDSKKIKRRSLKSPQEQEELLRLRQEKARQKEEAKSAKEKKREESRKRKEEREREKREKKEKDEREKREKREKEEREKAEKLKAKEEQRKSKLEAKLEEKRKKEEEKRMKEEEKRVKEEKDRLKAEKAEITRFFQKPKTPQAPKTLAVACGKFAPFEIKYNMCMAPLCRVQCEESALEELDRYLLHPSDRPCSLKDWINQKPRRSAATRPRVAIPESDCTAVDGSKPEGVPDRKPYGPMKLLLFRENHRPAYWGTWRKKSLHISPRCPLRKDTDLLDYEVDSDEEWEEEEPGESLSHSEGEDEDEGGEDDDDNDGFFVPHGYLSDDEGALEEVDGGDLEKQKLQQRLKAREWEELMSTKNKMKVLQPVVRGCLWEGDGPISDLLQSYAVCLIEPLPKADMSPSPEEQAEKNNRKAQLLGQLLPLLHGNLNSSKVIITEFQEHCRQKTTSSSPPPQLSSPESSADVPTRTQLKRLIQTNAVYEKRSTYRRCCWYVHADVLSRFGLEALPVPGQWSYVTSGAREESREEAATGSEGNSPNTPQTPSVTSAASKRKSTGTMSITKFMKRCNGREQTEEMETDGFQADAEDDDDDCIIIGTAGENSFTKGSDMMEVTPSNTAALPVASAAPTLATA